In one Novosphingobium humi genomic region, the following are encoded:
- a CDS encoding TadE/TadG family type IV pilus assembly protein — protein sequence MLDRLARSRDGAALIEFAFTLPVLLILFIGGYVVADMIACSRKVTVATRALSDLVGRNVSPSSTVTASTLTTYMNSAQLVMTPMPAAQTTLQITNLRVCDATHAYVVWSQAQTNGATVNSSLTAGSVVSIPANLVTAPMVPSSPDGSNVCQNTTNGTNKVMVGTAGGYLFLGQISFAYTPPIGLGTLATTKLSDQDYMIPRLP from the coding sequence ATGCTAGACCGTCTGGCGCGCAGCCGCGACGGGGCGGCGCTGATCGAATTTGCCTTTACCCTGCCGGTGCTGCTGATCCTGTTCATCGGCGGCTATGTGGTGGCCGACATGATCGCCTGTTCGCGCAAGGTCACGGTGGCCACGCGCGCGCTTTCCGATCTGGTGGGGCGCAATGTGTCACCCTCCAGCACCGTCACCGCCTCCACGCTGACCACCTATATGAACTCTGCCCAATTGGTGATGACGCCCATGCCTGCGGCCCAGACCACGCTGCAGATCACCAATCTGCGCGTGTGCGATGCCACCCACGCCTATGTCGTGTGGAGCCAGGCCCAGACCAACGGCGCCACCGTTAACTCCTCGCTGACCGCCGGGAGCGTGGTGTCCATTCCGGCCAATCTGGTCACCGCGCCCATGGTGCCCTCCTCGCCCGATGGTTCGAATGTCTGTCAGAACACCACCAACGGGACCAACAAGGTGATGGTCGGCACCGCCGGCGGCTATCTCTTTCTGGGCCAGATCAGCTTTGCCTACACCCCGCCCATCGGTCTTGGCACGCTCGCCACCACGAAGCTGAGCGATCAGGACTATATGATTCCCCGCCTGCCATAG